In a single window of the Silurus meridionalis isolate SWU-2019-XX chromosome 8, ASM1480568v1, whole genome shotgun sequence genome:
- the pygb gene encoding LOW QUALITY PROTEIN: glycogen phosphorylase, brain form (The sequence of the model RefSeq protein was modified relative to this genomic sequence to represent the inferred CDS: inserted 1 base in 1 codon), giving the protein MAKPLSDQEKRKQISVRGIAGLGDVAEIKKSFNRHLHFTLVKDRNVATPRDYYFALAHTVRDHLVGRWIRTQQHYYEKDPKRIHYLSLEFYMGRTLQNTMINLGLQNACDEAIYQLGLDLEELEDIEEDAGLGNGGLGRLAACFLDSMATLGLAAYGYGIRYEFGIFNQKISNGWQVEEADDWLRYGNPWEKARPEYMLPVHFYGRVEHTEEGPKWVDTQVILAMPYDTPVPGYKNNTVNTMRLWSAKAPNDFNLQEFNVGDYIQAVLDRNLAENISRVLYPNDNFFEGKELRLKQEYFVVAATLQDIIRRFKSSKFGSRVHVRTSMENFPDKVAIQLNDTHPALAIPELMRILLDVEKLNWDKSWEITTKTCAYTNHTVLPEALERWPVYMFEKLLPRHLQIIYEINQRHLNRISALYPGDSDRLRRMSLIEEGDPKRINMAHLCVVGSHAVNGVARIHSDIVKTTVFKDFCDIEPEKFQNKTNGITPXRWLLLCNPGLAEVIAEKIGEDFLKDLSQLKKLLDFVNNDAFIRDVAKVKQENKQKLAAYLEKTYKVQINPESIFDIHVKRIHEYKRQLLNCLHIITYYNRIRKEPNKKFVPRTIMIGGKAAPGYHMAKSIIKLITSVADVVNNDPLVGDRLKVIFLENYRVSLAEKVIPAADLSEQISTAGTEASGTGNMKFMLNGALTIGTMDGANVEMAEEAGEENLFIFGMRVEDVEAMDRKGYNAREYYDRLPELSLAMDQISSGRFSPQEPELFMDIVNMLMNHDRFKVFADYEAYIHCQEKVNDLYKNPKEWTKMVIRNIASSGKFSSDRTISEYAREIWGVEPTDQKIPPPNVPRD; this is encoded by the exons AGGATCCACTATCTCTCTCTGGAGTTCTACATGGGCAGAACCCTGCAGAACACCATGATCAACCTTGGCCTGCAGAACGCCTGCGATGAAGCGATCTATCAG cttGGTCTGGATCTGGAAGAGCTGGAGGACATTGAGGAAGATGCTGGACTGGGGAATGGTGGACTGGGCCGGCTTGCAG CCTGTTTTCTGGACTCGATGGCCACTCTGGGTTTGGCAGCGTATGGTTATGGCATTCGCTACGAGTTTGGAATCTTCAACCAAAAAATCTCAAACGGTTGGCAG GTGGAGGAAGCTGATGATTGGCTGCGCTATGGAAACCCCTGGGAGAAGGCCCGTCCCGAGTACATGCTCCCGGTGCATTTCTACGGCAGGGTGGAGCACACGGAGGAGGGGCCTAAGTGGGTGGACACTCAG GTGATCCTGGCAATGCCGTACGACACACCTGTCCCCGGCTACAAGAACAACACGGTGAACACCATGAGACTCTGGTCTGCCAAAGCGCCTAATGACTTCAATCTTCAAGAAT TTAATGTTGGAGATTACATCCAGGCTGTTTTGGACAGGAACCTGGCGGAGAACATCTCCCGAGTGCTTTATCCCAACGACAAT tttttCGAAGGTAAGGAGCTCCGTCTCAAGCAGGAGTACTTTGTGGTAGCAGCCACTCTACAGGACATCATCCGACGCTTTAAATCTTCCAAGTTCGGCAGCAGAGTCCATGTGCGCACTTCAATGGAGAACTTTCCAGATAAG GTAGCGATCCAGCTAAATGACACACACCCTGCTCTGGCCATTCCTGAGCTAATGAGGATTCTCCTGGATGTGGAGAAACTAAACTGGGACAAG tcatgGGAGATCACCACCAAGACGTGTGCATACACAAACCATACAGTTCTCCCAGAAGCTCTGGAGCGTTGGCCTGTATACATGTTTGAGAAACTTCTGCCCAGACACCTGCAGATCATCTATGAGATCAACCAGCGTCACCTGAAT AGGATATCAGCCCTGTATCCCGGGGACTCAGATCGCCTCCGCAGGATGTCCCTAATCGAGGAGGGCGACCCCAAGAGGATAAACATGGCTCACTTGTGTGTGGTGGGATCTCACGCTGTCAACGGAGTCGCTCGCATCCATTCCGATATCGTCAAAACCACAGT TTTTAAGGACTTCTGTGACATCGAGCCGGAGAAGTTTCAGAACAAGACGAATGGCATCACCC CGCGCTGGCTCCTGCTCTGTAACCCCGGCCTGGCTGAAGTTATTGCGGAG aaaatcGGTGAGGATTTTCTGAAGGACCTGTCCCAGCTTAAGAAGCTGCTGGACTTCGTCAATAACGACGCGTTCATCAGAGACGTGGCAAAAGTCAAACAG gAGAACAAGCAGAAGTTAGCAGCATACCTGGAGAAGACCTACAAGGTCCAGATCAATCCAGAGTCCATCTTTGACATTCACGTGAAGAGGATCCACGAGTACAAGCGGCAACTGCTGAACTGCCTGCACATAATCACCTACTATAAtc GGATCAGGAAAGAGCCGAACAAGAAGTTTGTACCCAGAACGATCATGATCGGGGGAAAG GCAGCACCAGGATACCACATGGCTAAATCTATCATAAAGCTGATCACCTCGGTGGCAGACGTGGTCAATAATGACCCATTGGTGGGGGATCGGCTTAAGGTGATCTTCCTGGAGAACTACAGAGTCTCACTGGCTGAGAAAG TGATCCCAGCAGCAGACCTGTCTGAGCAGATCTCCACCGCCGGCACAGAAGCTTCCGGAACAGGGAACATGAAGTTCATGCTGAACGGCGCCCTCACCATCGGCACCATGGATGGCGCTAACGTGGAGATGGCCGAGGAAGCGGGAGAGGAGAACCTCTTCATCTTCGGCATGAGGGTGGAGGACGTGGAGGCCATGGACCGCAAAGG CTACAACGCTCGTGAGTACTATGACCGCTTGCCAGAGCTCAGTCTCGCGATGGATCAGATCAGCTCAGGTCGCTTCAGTCCTCAAGAGCCAGAGCTGTTCATGGATATCGTCAACATGTTGATGAACCATGaccg TTTCAAGGTATTTGCAGATTATGAGGCTTATATCCACTGCCAGGAGAAAGTCAATGACCTCTACAAG AACCCTAAAGAATGGACCAAGATGGTGATAAGAAACATCGCCAGCTCTGGAAAGTTCTCCAGCGATCGCACCATCTCAGAGTACGCACGCGAGATCTGGGGTGTGGAGCCAACAGATCAGAAGATTCCTCCACCCAATGTGCCTCGAGACTGA